A single window of Thiomicrorhabdus immobilis DNA harbors:
- a CDS encoding TatD family hydrolase: protein MFDTHCHLQSLFHGSHSSLPQTSTLSSFNLAYLDNPNNHFLTVSTSVDDWSISMALSKQYKHILAALGLHPWFVNSESISTLEALERLVISEAISAIGEIGLDYGHGYKHNMECQLAAFGSQLQMADKFKLPTSLHIVKAHNDALALLKRYQVKGVVHGLGTSIDMAQNYIDLGLKIGVNGVSVRKNAARYHALIKYFGLEHLVLETDFPNVTLPGQEFPRLDDIQVVANTIAGILNITVSEVISKTDFNAHQLFYPRHDE from the coding sequence ATGTTTGATACCCATTGCCATCTGCAAAGCCTTTTTCATGGTAGTCATTCATCCCTACCTCAAACTTCCACTTTATCATCTTTTAATTTAGCCTATTTAGACAACCCAAATAACCATTTCCTAACCGTATCGACTTCGGTAGATGACTGGTCGATATCAATGGCACTTTCAAAGCAATATAAACACATTCTAGCGGCTTTAGGGCTTCACCCTTGGTTTGTCAACTCAGAATCGATTTCTACGCTTGAAGCGCTTGAGAGGCTTGTTATCTCTGAAGCAATCTCAGCTATTGGTGAAATCGGTCTGGATTATGGTCATGGATATAAACACAATATGGAATGTCAGCTTGCTGCTTTTGGTTCACAATTACAAATGGCAGATAAATTTAAGCTTCCCACTTCATTGCATATCGTCAAAGCACACAATGATGCTTTAGCTTTGTTAAAGCGATATCAAGTCAAAGGTGTGGTCCATGGATTGGGAACCAGTATTGATATGGCTCAAAATTATATCGATTTAGGCCTAAAGATTGGTGTTAATGGGGTTTCTGTCAGAAAAAATGCGGCACGCTACCATGCATTGATAAAATATTTTGGTTTAGAGCATTTAGTACTTGAAACCGATTTTCCAAATGTTACATTACCAGGCCAGGAATTTCCGCGATTAGATGATATCCAAGTAGTGGCAAATACGATTGCCGGTATACTTAATATCACGGTTTCGGAAGTGATATCTAAAACTGATTTTAATGCACATCAATTATTTTACCCGAGACATGACGAATGA
- the rpsK gene encoding 30S ribosomal protein S11 has translation MAKAKANSRVKKKVKQVVTDAVAHVHASFNNTIVTITDRQGNALCWATSGGSGFRGSRKSTPFAAQVAAERAGQMAHDYGVKNMEVMVKGPGPGRDSAVRGLHSAGFKITSIADVTPIPHNGCRPPKKRRV, from the coding sequence ATGGCAAAAGCTAAAGCAAATTCGCGTGTTAAAAAGAAAGTAAAACAGGTCGTAACTGATGCAGTTGCACATGTTCATGCTAGTTTTAACAACACAATTGTGACTATCACAGATCGTCAAGGTAATGCACTTTGCTGGGCAACTTCTGGTGGTAGTGGATTCCGTGGGTCTCGTAAGAGTACTCCATTCGCTGCACAGGTTGCTGCAGAACGAGCTGGTCAAATGGCTCACGACTATGGTGTTAAGAACATGGAAGTTATGGTTAAAGGTCCTGGACCTGGCCGTGATTCTGCTGTTCGTGGTTTACATAGTGCTGGTTTCAAGATTACATCTATTGCTGATGTAACTCCGATTCCTCACAACGGTTGCCGTCCACCTAAGAAACGTCGCGTTTAA
- the rpsE gene encoding 30S ribosomal protein S5 — MSSRELQDGQDGLIEKLVNVRRVAKVVKGGRVFAFSALAVVGDGEGRVGYGSGKANEVPVAIKKAMEKARRNMKDVHLNNGTIQYPINFKQGAANIVMLPASEGTGVIAGGAMRAVLEAAGVKDVLSKCVGTTRPVNVVRSTVNALTGISSPDYIAAKRGKTVSEIVGE; from the coding sequence ATGTCTTCACGTGAATTACAAGACGGACAAGATGGTCTAATTGAGAAGTTAGTAAACGTTCGTCGTGTTGCTAAAGTTGTAAAAGGTGGTCGTGTATTCGCATTCTCAGCACTAGCAGTTGTTGGTGATGGAGAAGGTCGAGTAGGTTACGGTAGCGGTAAAGCTAACGAAGTACCAGTAGCGATCAAAAAAGCAATGGAAAAAGCACGTCGTAACATGAAAGACGTACATCTTAATAACGGTACTATCCAATACCCAATTAACTTCAAGCAAGGTGCAGCTAACATTGTTATGCTTCCTGCTTCTGAAGGTACTGGTGTTATTGCTGGTGGTGCTATGCGTGCAGTATTAGAAGCTGCAGGTGTTAAAGATGTACTTTCTAAATGTGTAGGTACTACACGTCCAGTTAACGTTGTTCGTTCTACGGTTAATGCATTAACAGGTATTTCAAGCCCTGATTATATTGCAGCTAAACGTGGTAAAACAGTTTCTGAAATTGTAGGTGAGTAA
- the rpsM gene encoding 30S ribosomal protein S13, whose translation MARIAGVNIPVNKHIVIGLTSIYGIGSTSAKTICEAVKLDPTTKVRELTEEQLEALRSEVTNYKIEGDLRREVSMNIKRLMDMGCYRGIRHRRSLPLRGQRTKTNARTRKGPVRPIKR comes from the coding sequence ATGGCTCGTATTGCCGGCGTAAACATTCCAGTTAACAAGCATATTGTTATTGGATTGACTTCGATCTACGGGATTGGTTCTACTTCAGCTAAAACTATTTGTGAAGCTGTTAAATTAGACCCGACCACGAAGGTTCGAGAACTAACTGAAGAACAGTTAGAAGCACTTCGTTCAGAAGTAACAAATTATAAAATTGAAGGTGATCTTCGTCGTGAAGTATCTATGAACATCAAACGTTTGATGGACATGGGTTGCTACCGAGGAATTCGTCACCGTCGTAGTCTGCCTCTACGTGGACAACGTACAAAAACTAATGCACGTACTCGTAAAGGTCCTGTAAGACCTATTAAGAGATAA
- the secY gene encoding preprotein translocase subunit SecY: protein MNSSIASGMGDLKNKIFFVLGALIVYRLGTHIPVPSIDPIALAAMFEQQKGTILDMFNMFSGGALQRLSIFALGIMPYISASIIMQLLTVVSPTLEQLKKEGEQGRRKITQYTRYGTVVLATFQALGVAIALESQNVNGMSVVIDPGLMFRLTAVITLVGGTIFLMWLGEQITERGIGNGISLIIFAGIVAGLPSALGGTFEQVNTGAMHAITVFVLLALVFAVIAFVVFVERGQRRIPVHYAQKMRGRKLYGGQESHLPLKLNMAGVIPPIFASSIILFPATLGGWFGSAEGLGWLKDIATTMSPGQPLYVLLYAIAIIFFCFFYTAIVFNPKETADNLRKSGAYLPGIRPGAQTARHIDSIMGRLTLAGAVYITAVCLLPEFLILYWNVPFYFGGTSLLIIVIVVMDFMTAVQAQMQSSQYEGMMKKANLKGK from the coding sequence ATGAATAGTTCTATTGCATCAGGTATGGGTGATTTAAAAAACAAAATCTTTTTTGTTTTAGGGGCTCTAATCGTTTATCGATTAGGGACTCATATCCCTGTACCGTCAATTGATCCAATTGCACTTGCTGCAATGTTTGAACAGCAAAAGGGTACCATCTTAGACATGTTTAACATGTTCTCGGGTGGTGCCCTTCAGCGTTTGTCTATCTTTGCTTTGGGAATCATGCCGTATATTTCGGCTTCGATTATCATGCAGCTGCTGACAGTGGTTTCACCTACGTTAGAACAGCTAAAGAAAGAGGGCGAGCAAGGTCGTCGTAAAATAACTCAGTATACTCGTTACGGTACTGTGGTATTGGCTACCTTCCAAGCATTGGGTGTTGCTATTGCACTTGAATCTCAGAATGTGAATGGTATGTCCGTGGTAATTGATCCAGGTCTGATGTTTAGACTGACGGCAGTTATTACTCTGGTTGGTGGTACTATTTTCCTAATGTGGTTAGGAGAACAGATTACTGAGCGTGGTATCGGTAATGGTATATCTTTGATTATCTTTGCTGGTATCGTAGCTGGTTTACCGTCTGCTTTGGGTGGGACATTTGAACAGGTTAACACGGGTGCTATGCATGCGATTACAGTATTCGTACTGTTAGCTTTAGTATTTGCTGTTATCGCGTTTGTTGTCTTTGTTGAAAGAGGACAGCGACGTATTCCTGTTCACTATGCGCAAAAGATGCGTGGGCGTAAGTTATATGGTGGTCAAGAGTCACATCTGCCACTTAAACTTAACATGGCTGGAGTGATTCCTCCCATCTTTGCTTCGAGCATTATCCTGTTTCCAGCTACGCTAGGTGGTTGGTTCGGTAGTGCTGAAGGTCTAGGATGGTTGAAGGACATCGCCACGACGATGTCACCAGGCCAACCGCTTTATGTGCTTTTGTATGCAATAGCAATTATTTTCTTCTGTTTCTTTTATACAGCGATTGTTTTCAATCCTAAAGAAACTGCAGATAATTTAAGAAAATCAGGTGCCTATTTACCAGGTATCAGACCAGGTGCACAAACAGCTCGTCACATTGATAGTATTATGGGTCGCCTAACATTGGCTGGCGCTGTATATATCACTGCGGTATGTTTGTTACCAGAATTCCTTATTTTATATTGGAACGTTCCATTTTACTTTGGCGGAACTTCACTGCTAATCATTGTTATTGTTGTTATGGATTTCATGACCGCAGTACAAGCTCAGATGCAGTCAAGCCAGTACGAAGGAATGATGAAGAAAGCAAATTTAAAAGGTAAATAA
- a CDS encoding DNA-directed RNA polymerase subunit alpha: MQEMLEQLLTPRLVDIDRKTAFHSRVTLEPLERGFGHTLGNALRRILLSSMPGAAIVEAQIDGVLHEYSSIEGVREDVLEILLNLKEVAVKLNASNSAELTLNKKGPAVVRASDIVLNHDAEIANPDHVIAHVSEGAELNMTIKVETGMGYRAAPTAKDSQIGVLRLDASFSPVHTVSYEVQNARVEQRTDLDKLILDVVTDGTLDPEDAIKQAATVLHYQLNAFVDLKHKEVVAPEEEESEFDPIFLQPVDDLELTVRSANCLKAEQIYYIGDLVQRAEPHLLKTPNLGKKSLQEIKDVLAQRGLSLGTKLENWPPASLVSKESA, translated from the coding sequence ATGCAAGAGATGTTAGAACAGTTGTTAACACCGCGTTTAGTTGATATTGATAGAAAGACAGCATTCCATAGTCGTGTGACTCTAGAACCACTAGAACGTGGTTTTGGACACACTCTAGGTAATGCTTTACGTCGCATTCTATTATCATCTATGCCTGGTGCTGCTATTGTAGAAGCCCAAATTGATGGTGTTTTACACGAATACTCTTCAATTGAAGGTGTAAGAGAAGATGTTTTAGAAATTCTTTTAAACCTTAAAGAAGTTGCAGTAAAACTTAATGCTTCAAATAGTGCTGAGTTGACACTGAACAAAAAAGGTCCAGCTGTTGTACGCGCTTCGGACATCGTTCTAAATCACGATGCTGAAATCGCAAACCCTGATCATGTTATTGCACATGTTTCAGAAGGTGCAGAGTTGAACATGACTATTAAAGTTGAGACTGGTATGGGTTACCGTGCTGCTCCAACTGCAAAAGATTCGCAAATTGGTGTTCTTCGTTTAGATGCTAGTTTCAGTCCTGTTCATACAGTAAGTTACGAAGTTCAGAACGCTCGTGTTGAGCAGCGTACTGACTTAGACAAGTTAATTCTTGATGTAGTAACTGATGGAACTTTAGATCCAGAAGACGCAATTAAACAAGCGGCAACGGTTCTTCATTATCAGCTTAATGCTTTTGTTGATCTTAAGCATAAAGAAGTTGTAGCGCCGGAAGAAGAAGAGAGCGAATTCGATCCGATCTTCTTACAGCCTGTTGACGATTTAGAGTTAACAGTCCGTTCAGCTAACTGTTTGAAAGCGGAACAAATTTATTATATTGGTGATTTAGTACAGCGAGCTGAGCCTCACTTACTTAAGACTCCAAACTTAGGTAAAAAATCTCTGCAAGAGATTAAAGATGTTCTTGCACAAAGAGGTTTGAGCTTAGGTACTAAATTAGAAAACTGGCCACCAGCAAGTTTGGTAAGTAAAGAGTCAGCTTAA
- the rpmD gene encoding 50S ribosomal protein L30, translating into MSDKKYVTVTLVKSTIGRLPAHRACVSGLGLRKMHQTKTVLDTPENRGMINKVSYLLKVEDA; encoded by the coding sequence ATGTCAGATAAAAAATATGTCACAGTGACGTTGGTAAAAAGCACCATTGGTCGTTTACCTGCGCATAGAGCATGTGTATCTGGTCTTGGTCTGAGAAAGATGCACCAAACAAAAACTGTACTTGATACTCCTGAAAATCGTGGGATGATCAATAAGGTTTCCTATTTGCTTAAGGTAGAGGACGCATAA
- the rplQ gene encoding 50S ribosomal protein L17, whose amino-acid sequence MRHGKTGRKLNRNSSHRKAMFKNMSASLIEHEVIRTTVAKAKELRGVAEPLITLAKQDSVHNRRTAFARLGDKAAVGKLFSELGPRYQARPGGYIRILKCGFRPGDNAPMAIVELVDRPVADSAAE is encoded by the coding sequence ATGCGTCATGGTAAGACAGGTCGTAAGTTAAATCGTAACAGCTCGCACCGTAAGGCAATGTTTAAAAACATGTCTGCTTCACTTATCGAACACGAAGTGATTCGTACTACGGTTGCTAAGGCTAAAGAACTTCGCGGAGTTGCTGAGCCTTTAATCACGCTAGCTAAACAAGACAGCGTTCATAACCGTCGTACTGCGTTTGCACGTTTAGGCGATAAAGCAGCTGTTGGTAAATTATTCAGTGAACTTGGTCCTCGTTACCAAGCTCGTCCAGGTGGATATATCCGCATTCTAAAATGTGGTTTCCGTCCAGGTGATAATGCACCAATGGCAATTGTTGAATTAGTTGACCGTCCGGTTGCTGATTCAGCTGCTGAGTAA
- the rpsD gene encoding 30S ribosomal protein S4, which produces MARYIGPKCKLARREGTDLFLKSGVRSIESKCKIDQLPGQHGAGRKRVTEYGLQLREKQKVRRMYGVLEKKFRLYYKEADRRKGSTGVNLLQILESRLDNVVYRMGFASTRSEARQLVSHKAILVNGQSVNIPSYEVAAGDIVAIREKSRNQTRIATALELNAQAGAVSWVEVNKSAFEGTFKNVPDRSDLSADISENLIVELYSK; this is translated from the coding sequence ATGGCTAGATATATTGGTCCAAAGTGTAAACTTGCTCGTCGTGAAGGTACTGATCTTTTCTTAAAAAGCGGTGTTCGTAGCATCGAATCTAAGTGTAAGATTGATCAACTACCTGGTCAACACGGAGCAGGTCGTAAGCGCGTAACAGAATACGGCTTACAGTTACGTGAAAAACAAAAAGTTCGTCGTATGTATGGCGTACTAGAGAAAAAATTCCGTCTTTACTATAAAGAAGCGGATCGTCGTAAAGGTTCAACAGGTGTTAACTTGTTGCAAATCCTTGAGAGCCGTTTAGATAACGTTGTTTATCGTATGGGCTTTGCTTCTACTCGTTCTGAAGCACGCCAATTGGTTTCTCATAAGGCGATTTTAGTAAACGGTCAGTCAGTAAACATTCCTTCTTATGAAGTGGCTGCTGGTGACATCGTTGCTATTAGAGAGAAATCTCGTAATCAAACTCGTATCGCTACTGCATTAGAACTTAATGCACAAGCTGGTGCTGTTAGCTGGGTTGAAGTTAACAAATCTGCGTTTGAAGGTACATTCAAGAATGTTCCTGATCGTTCAGATCTATCTGCTGATATTTCAGAAAACTTAATTGTTGAGCTTTACTCTAAGTAA
- a CDS encoding tRNA threonylcarbamoyladenosine dehydratase — translation MTFDNPLYERSLLVFEEAGMLQLLNSHVLVAGVGGVGGFVIEALARAGVGELTIVDHDNVSASNKNRQIIALDSNLGQNKAVVMAARIADINPICKVNIVQSFLKPEDMAPLLETGFDYIVDAIDSLNCKANLVITAVEKGIPVASSMGAGRRVDPAQIQLADISKTHGCALARNMRQRLKKQGIKKGVMTVFSTELPKAPGPMEEIAGARGRVVNGTASYMPGIFGLMLAGKVINDLVKIK, via the coding sequence ATGACTTTTGATAACCCTCTGTATGAACGAAGCTTACTGGTATTTGAAGAAGCGGGTATGCTACAACTTTTGAACTCCCATGTATTGGTTGCCGGAGTAGGTGGTGTTGGCGGTTTTGTTATCGAAGCCTTGGCGCGTGCTGGAGTGGGTGAGTTAACGATTGTTGACCATGACAATGTTTCAGCGTCAAACAAAAACCGCCAAATTATTGCGCTTGATTCCAATTTAGGTCAAAACAAAGCTGTAGTTATGGCTGCACGTATTGCTGATATCAATCCAATCTGTAAAGTGAACATTGTGCAGTCTTTTTTAAAGCCTGAGGATATGGCTCCTCTACTAGAAACTGGTTTTGATTATATTGTCGATGCGATCGATAGCTTGAATTGCAAAGCCAATCTGGTGATTACGGCCGTTGAAAAAGGGATTCCGGTTGCTTCCAGTATGGGTGCTGGACGCAGAGTCGACCCTGCTCAGATTCAATTAGCGGATATCTCTAAAACCCATGGCTGTGCTTTAGCGCGGAATATGCGTCAACGTCTAAAAAAGCAGGGCATTAAAAAAGGGGTTATGACCGTTTTCTCCACCGAGCTACCAAAAGCCCCAGGGCCTATGGAGGAAATTGCCGGTGCACGTGGTCGTGTGGTGAATGGCACGGCGAGTTATATGCCAGGGATATTTGGCTTGATGCTTGCCGGTAAAGTCATCAATGATTTAGTCAAGATTAAATAA
- the rplO gene encoding 50S ribosomal protein L15, which translates to MLLNTLKPAEGSKPSKKRVGRGQGSGWGKMGGRGHKGQKSRSGGMPKIGFEGGQMPLQRRLPKVGFSSRKSAYVTEIRLDTLAKIDADIIDVAALKAADVIGEKIKVVKVINSGELTKAIKLSGIKATAGAKAAIEAAGGTVEA; encoded by the coding sequence ATGCTATTAAATACTCTAAAACCTGCTGAAGGTTCTAAACCTTCTAAAAAGCGTGTAGGACGTGGTCAAGGTTCTGGCTGGGGTAAGATGGGTGGCCGTGGTCACAAAGGTCAAAAGTCTCGCTCTGGTGGTATGCCTAAGATTGGTTTTGAAGGGGGGCAAATGCCTCTTCAAAGAAGATTGCCAAAAGTTGGTTTCTCTTCAAGAAAATCTGCATACGTAACTGAGATTCGTCTAGATACATTAGCAAAAATTGATGCTGACATCATTGACGTAGCAGCGCTTAAAGCGGCTGACGTGATTGGTGAGAAAATTAAAGTTGTTAAGGTTATTAACTCAGGTGAATTAACTAAAGCAATCAAATTGTCAGGCATTAAAGCAACTGCTGGTGCTAAGGCTGCTATTGAAGCAGCTGGCGGTACAGTAGAAGCCTAA